The Mytilus galloprovincialis chromosome 4, xbMytGall1.hap1.1, whole genome shotgun sequence genome contains a region encoding:
- the LOC143071857 gene encoding F-box only protein 33-like: MAARPNWSSLPSVLIVDILSYLSHTDRLNASTSCKRWRNCLFHPLFWQKINFRTKYSDRQRTKFLTDRCGRFVRQVVINFDSHNHKEVRECSQILDVLCGNKNLTSFSLLPSSCHIEWPDTQSTYFIDRFLDCIESIIKNSRKLKHFSMGFAEELLEHSSIILDLLGRNCSRMLESLHIASIKEDSENYGIIDLSASQFLTFTALRHLSVDYDHMSNELLSAFSSGCKNKLETLVVNVHGIDSEHEKVTNYSWIAVRKNCPKLEVTVNLIHSYDGVQGLLDILQPALPLTCFRQMFCTDLNPSAINYFSSHYKDTLRSIYIIDGLNDGFPIPYFSHMEEDTFVMLAWRCTKLEEFTLLGYEILDDDIMAIARLRGEQLKKFDIPLSCIATLDEDEETPARYAYVDDDFVLSVSNSLQWPWYPKDDSELPLAVFDAQADAELAYIDILLSDQQQK; encoded by the exons ATGGCAGCGAGACCAAACTGGAGCTCGTTGCCCAGTGTCCTTATTGTGGATATTTTATCCTACCTTTCGCACACAGACAGACTAAACGCTTCAACAAGTTGTAAAAGATGGAGGAACTGTCTATTTCATCCATTATTTTGGCAGAAGATTAATTTTAGAACAAAATATTCAGACAGACAGAGGACGAAGTTTTTGACAGACAGATGTGGGAGATTCGTCAGACAAGTGGTTATTAATTTTGACTCCCACAATCACAAAGAAGTTCGTGAATGCTCACAGATCTTAGATGTACTTTGTGGAAATAAGAATCTCACAAGTTTTTCGTTGTTGCCTTCAAGTTGTCACATTGAATGGCCTGATACACAATCGACGTATTTTATTGACAG gtTTTTAGACTGCATTGAAAGTATTATAAAGAACAGCAGAAAACTTAAACACTTCTCCATGGGATTCGCAGAAGAGTTACTAGAACATTCCAGTATTATCCTTGATTTACTTGGAAGAAACTGCTCACGTATGTTAGAAAGTCTGCACATTGCCAGCATTAAAGAAGATTCAGAGAACTATGGTATTATTGATCTCAGTGCCTCACAATTCCTTACATTCACAGCCTTGAGACATCTCAGTGTTGACTATGATCATATGAGTAATGAACTCCTCTCAGCATTTAGTTCAGGCTGTAAAAACAAACTAGAGACCTTAGTTGTCAACGTTCATGGAATTGACTCAGAGCATGAGAAAGTAACAAACTACTCATGGATAGCAGTCAGGAAGAACTGCCCAAAGCTTGAGGTGACTGTGAACTTGATTCATTCCTATGATGGTGTACAAGGCCTTCTAGACATCCTACAGCCAGCCTTACCTCTAACTTGTTTTAGACAAATGTTCTGTACAGATCTCAATCCATCGGCCATCAATTATTTTTCATCCCATTACAAAGATACCCTGAGATCTATTTACATCATTGATGGTTTGAATGATGGCTTTCCTATTCCATACTTCAGTCACATGGAAGAAGACACATTTGTTATGTTGGCCTGGAGATGTACCAAACTTGAAGAATTTACCTTGCTTG GGTATGAGATTTTGGATGATGATATAATGGCTATTGCCAGACTACGCGGTGAGCAGTTGAAGAAATTTGATATTCCTCTGTCTTGTATTGCCACTTTGGATGAAGATGAAGAAACACCAGCTCGATATGCTTATGTGGATGATGATTTTGTACTCAGT GTGTCCAACAGCTTACAGTGGCCTTGGTATCCAAAAGATGATAGTGAATTACCATTAGCAGTATTTGATGCTCAAGCTGACGCTGAACTGGCCTACATTGATATCTTACTGTCTGACCAGCAACAAAAGTGA